A single region of the Maniola jurtina chromosome 6, ilManJurt1.1, whole genome shotgun sequence genome encodes:
- the LOC123865945 gene encoding snake venom serine protease homolog — MVYYRKMVRVFLLAVFYAVALKAVVAENGNEVKRGAFPFMAFLYYTDETILDDDGDRFTRSAALIRNDWLISSGDVSIVFPLKTLLARLGAVNIDKNFTINEDEEEQEREVILILRPYNYSATEWWKTDISLLKTLLPFNMTTTVAPATLISNFDIVLKNCYILVYARRDNTTERSLLKINVELLPPAQEHCGNYYRKESMICAESEKSNNALADPNFCKGNSGGPLVCDSKYIGLQTYINDCKQPYLYQFVPGWNKFIACAAKERYLTQSCADICEVIFKDPPSSTIIDTTKVSDITGNKMDKSIDKAVVDKLDTQSVLTESEYTQFNTDATDSSTVVKVEEAAAINEHDTEVLSTKINQETSKITTTITTILIENFSHDTTSTSTDSTYAEDDDMMETTVERERKSHIAAKHQLVRGEASLNIPSLFHYLMTSVYVLAYT, encoded by the exons ATGGTTTATTATCGAAAAATGGTGCGTGTTTTTTTGCTCGCCGTTTTCTATGCTG TTGCATTAAAAGCCGTGGTGGCCGAAAATGGAAATGAAGTGAAACGAGGTGCATTTCCTTTCATG GCTTTTCTATACTACACGGATGAAACAATacttgatgatgatggtgacagATTTACTAGAAGCGCTGCATTGATTAGAAATGATTGGCTAATATCTTCTGGCGATGTGTCTATTGTATTCCCACTTAAAACTCTGTTAGCTAGACTTGGAGCCGTCAACATAGATAAGAATTTCACTATAAATGAGGATGAAGAAGAACAAGAACGTGAG GTAATCCTAATATTGCGCCCGTACAACTATAGTGCAACAGAATGGTGGAAGACTGATATATCCTTGCTGAAGACTCTGTTGCCGTTCAATATGACGACGACTGTTGCACCAGCTACGTTAATCAGTAACTTTGATATTGTTCTAAAAAACTGCTACATTCTCGTCTATGCT AGACGCGATAATACTACAGAACGTTCCCTTCTAAAAATTAATGTAGAACTTTTACCACCGGCGCAAGAACATTGTGGAAATTATTATAGGAAGGAAAGTATGATATGCGCAGAGAGTGAAAAGAGTAACAACGCCTTAGCGGATCCTAATTTTtgtaag ggTAATAGTGGAGGCCCTCTCGTATGCGACAGTAAATATATTGGTCTACAAACATACATTAATGATTGTAAGCAGCCTTATCTCTATCAGTTTGTCCCTGGATGGAATAAATTTATTGCATGTGCTGCAAAAGAACGGTACTTAACACAATCTTGTGCTGACATTTGCGAAgtaatttttaaagatccaCCATCTTCTACTATAATAGATACGACAAAAGTTTCCgatataacaggtaataaaatgGATAAATCGATTGATAAGGCGGTAGTCGATAAATTGGATACTCAATCGGTTTTAACTGAGTCGGAATATACTCAGTTTAACACTGATGCAACTGATAGTTCTACAGTTGTGAAGGTAGAAGAAGCTGCAGCCATAAATGAGCATGATACAGAAGTTCTGAGCACTAAAATAAATCAAGAAACTAGTAAGATAACCACGACTATTACTACTATTTTGATAGAAAATTTCTCTCATGATACTACTTCAACGTCCACTGATTCGACCTATGCGGAAGACGACGACATGATGGAAACTACAGTAGAACGTGAACGAAAGAGTCATATTGCAGCTAAGCATCAATTAGTACGCGGTGAAGCGTCACTTAATATTCCATCtctttttcattatttaatgaCCTCTGTTTATGTCCTGGCATATACTTAG